From a region of the Nitrospira sp. SG-bin1 genome:
- a CDS encoding D-alanine--poly(phosphoribitol) ligase has translation MKVSLLQQWVTQQSEAFPERVAIVFRHERVTYGQLEQASNSLARLLKDAGCRKGDRICFLIPKSPAALVSMLGILKADCMHVPLDPSSPAPRLARIVQACRPRAILAGGRVKALLNEVLATAQGIAKPFVGWMESDAMAGQEVVANFSWCDLQSYASHPLDYRNTIEDPAHILFTSGSTGNPKGVVITHSNVIHFIRWAVKYFQASPTDKISSHPPLHFDLSTFDVFGTFSVGAELHLVPMEFNLLPHKLSEFIRSSELTQWFSVPSLLTYMAKLDVVKANDFPTLKRLLWCGEVFPTPALMYWMKRLPTVQFTNLYGPTEATIASSYYTVSQYPEDERAAVPIGTACDGEELLVLGDGLKPLPLGEIGDLYIGGVGLSPGYWENQEQTDAVFLRDPRSSDPSARIYKTGDLGKVGKDGLVYFIGRVDSQIKSRGYRIELGEIETALNALHLTEACAVVAVKTDGFEGHVICCAYVLPKGSDLTPASLRSELGKTVPPYMLPARWVVLDQMPLNVNGKYDRKKLKDLFTETTSMPGTSLD, from the coding sequence GTGAAAGTATCATTGCTGCAACAGTGGGTTACACAGCAGAGTGAGGCGTTTCCAGAGCGTGTTGCGATCGTTTTTCGACATGAACGGGTGACATACGGCCAACTTGAGCAAGCATCCAACTCATTGGCGAGATTGCTCAAAGATGCCGGCTGTCGAAAAGGAGATCGCATCTGTTTTCTTATTCCAAAATCACCCGCAGCTCTTGTAAGCATGCTTGGCATCCTCAAAGCCGATTGTATGCACGTCCCATTGGATCCCTCAAGTCCTGCACCACGCCTTGCCAGGATTGTGCAAGCCTGCCGGCCTCGCGCGATCCTTGCGGGTGGACGAGTGAAGGCATTGTTGAATGAGGTACTGGCCACGGCTCAGGGGATTGCGAAACCTTTCGTCGGATGGATGGAATCTGATGCAATGGCGGGACAAGAGGTTGTGGCCAACTTTTCGTGGTGTGATCTTCAGAGCTATGCAAGTCATCCGCTCGATTATCGCAACACCATAGAAGATCCTGCGCATATCCTCTTTACATCGGGTTCCACCGGGAATCCGAAAGGGGTCGTGATTACACACTCCAATGTCATCCACTTCATCCGCTGGGCCGTGAAATATTTTCAGGCAAGCCCGACAGACAAGATTTCTAGCCACCCACCACTCCATTTTGATCTCTCTACTTTCGACGTATTTGGAACATTCTCTGTTGGTGCAGAGCTGCATCTGGTTCCCATGGAATTCAATTTGCTGCCGCATAAACTATCGGAGTTCATCCGCTCCTCGGAGTTAACACAGTGGTTTTCAGTCCCCTCCCTATTGACCTATATGGCCAAACTAGATGTGGTCAAGGCGAACGATTTTCCAACCCTCAAGCGCCTGTTATGGTGTGGAGAAGTGTTTCCAACTCCGGCACTGATGTATTGGATGAAACGTCTTCCAACCGTTCAGTTTACGAATCTTTACGGTCCGACGGAAGCCACGATCGCTAGTAGCTATTACACTGTGTCTCAATATCCGGAGGACGAGCGCGCTGCGGTCCCCATTGGAACCGCGTGCGATGGGGAAGAGCTGTTGGTATTGGGAGATGGCTTGAAGCCTCTCCCCTTAGGGGAGATTGGTGATTTATATATCGGAGGGGTTGGGTTGAGTCCTGGGTATTGGGAAAATCAGGAGCAGACGGATGCGGTATTTCTGCGTGATCCCAGAAGCAGCGATCCATCAGCTCGCATCTACAAGACAGGAGACTTGGGTAAGGTCGGGAAAGACGGCCTCGTCTACTTTATTGGAAGGGTTGATTCCCAGATCAAGAGTCGTGGTTACCGGATCGAGCTCGGTGAGATTGAAACCGCCTTGAACGCTCTCCATTTAACAGAGGCTTGTGCGGTAGTGGCGGTCAAGACCGATGGGTTTGAAGGCCACGTCATCTGTTGCGCATACGTGCTTCCGAAGGGTTCGGATCTTACGCCGGCAAGCTTGCGTTCGGAACTTGGAAAGACGGTCCCTCCCTATATGCTCCCTGCACGTTGGGTGGTCCTCGATCAGATGCCGTTGAATGTGAACGGGAAGTACGATCGGAAGAAGCTGAAAGATCTCTTTACAGAAACGACTTCGATGCCTGGCACCTCATTAGACTAA
- a CDS encoding GDP-mannose dehydrogenase, whose translation MKISIFGLGYVGCVSAACFAEKGHEVVGVDVNQLKADIVNQGRSPIVEPRVTDMIEKAVKDHRLRATTDAAEAVHASDISLICVGTPGHHNGSLDLSHIKGVCKQIGSALEGKSRYHVVAVRSTLLPGTIAETVIPTLEVFSGKTNGRDFGVAVNPEFLREGTSVHDFNNPPFTLIGADENNAAELLKKLYEHLPAPVITVRVKEAEMVKYACNCFHGLKVAFANEIGMICKGLGVDSHRVMEVFCKDTKLNLSTYYLKPGFAFGGSCLPKDLRAITYKARTLDIDVPMLSTILMSNRKHIDHAIDMILRTGKKEVGVLGLSFKPGTDDLRESPMVTLIEALIGKGLNLNIYDKEVELARIFGANKEYIEREIPHISSLMHSDLAQIVERSQVIVITKRSDEFQKLKRQTLNNKLVFDLVRVFDGQELPENYQGLCW comes from the coding sequence ATGAAAATCAGCATATTTGGATTAGGTTATGTGGGGTGTGTATCAGCCGCATGTTTTGCCGAAAAAGGGCATGAGGTTGTCGGAGTGGATGTCAATCAGCTGAAAGCAGACATTGTCAATCAGGGTCGCTCCCCGATTGTTGAGCCAAGAGTGACGGATATGATTGAGAAAGCGGTTAAGGACCACCGCCTCCGCGCCACTACTGATGCGGCAGAAGCTGTGCATGCGAGCGACATTTCCCTGATCTGTGTGGGAACTCCAGGGCATCACAATGGAAGCTTGGATTTGTCTCATATCAAAGGCGTGTGCAAGCAAATCGGCTCCGCGCTCGAAGGCAAATCACGGTATCACGTTGTAGCGGTACGAAGTACGCTGTTACCTGGCACGATCGCGGAAACAGTGATCCCCACACTTGAGGTTTTCTCAGGGAAAACAAACGGACGTGATTTTGGCGTTGCCGTCAATCCGGAGTTTTTGCGTGAGGGAACCTCCGTTCATGATTTTAATAATCCTCCTTTCACCCTGATCGGGGCCGACGAGAATAATGCGGCAGAATTGCTGAAAAAGTTGTACGAGCATTTGCCGGCCCCCGTGATTACTGTTCGGGTCAAGGAAGCGGAAATGGTCAAGTATGCCTGTAATTGTTTTCACGGTTTAAAGGTGGCGTTTGCAAACGAAATTGGAATGATCTGCAAGGGGCTCGGCGTCGATAGTCACAGGGTTATGGAAGTGTTCTGTAAGGACACAAAGCTTAATCTTTCCACATACTACCTGAAACCCGGGTTTGCATTCGGCGGCTCATGTCTTCCCAAGGATCTTCGAGCCATCACGTATAAGGCGAGAACGCTCGATATCGATGTGCCGATGCTGAGTACAATTCTCATGAGTAATAGGAAGCACATCGACCACGCGATCGACATGATTTTGCGGACTGGCAAGAAGGAGGTGGGAGTGTTGGGACTCAGCTTCAAGCCAGGGACGGATGATCTTCGCGAGAGTCCGATGGTTACGCTGATTGAGGCTTTGATTGGAAAGGGGCTCAACCTTAATATTTATGACAAGGAGGTTGAATTGGCCCGTATCTTTGGTGCGAATAAGGAGTATATCGAACGCGAGATTCCTCATATCTCATCTCTCATGCACAGTGACTTGGCGCAGATCGTGGAACGTTCGCAAGTCATCGTTATCACTAAGAGGTCAGATGAATTTCAAAAGTTAAAAAGGCAGACCCTGAACAACAAACTCGTGTTCGACCTAGTGCGCGTGTTCGATGGTCAGGAGTTGCCGGAGAACTATCAGGGACTGTGCTGGTAG
- a CDS encoding alkanesulfonate monooxygenase, translating into MESSNGAPNVQVFSTCPQSSMCEKSEYLKRVAEVARWSEQYGCKGILVYTDNSIVDPWLVAQQVIQQTSSLCPLVAVQPIYMHPYTVAKMVASLGYLYGRRIFLNMVAGGFKNDLNALNDTTPHDKRYERMIEYVTIIKQLLASGNTISFEGAFYKVDKLRMTPPLPADLFPGIFVSGSSGAGLAAAEAMGATAIKYPKPPGEYENLPIQHGSNEPGIRVGIIARDDEESAWMVAHERFPVDRKGQIMRKLAEKVSDSVWHKQLAGLGATQENNPYWLVTFESYQTNCPYLVGSYKKVAEEIARYVRLGFRTYILDIPPNEEELHHAGIVFKQATV; encoded by the coding sequence ATGGAATCAAGTAACGGAGCGCCCAATGTGCAGGTGTTCTCCACCTGCCCGCAATCGAGCATGTGTGAGAAGAGCGAATACCTGAAGCGCGTTGCTGAGGTAGCTCGCTGGAGCGAACAATATGGATGCAAGGGCATTCTGGTATACACAGATAATTCGATAGTCGACCCCTGGCTTGTCGCCCAGCAGGTGATTCAACAGACCAGTTCGCTGTGCCCTCTCGTCGCAGTACAACCTATATATATGCACCCTTACACCGTGGCGAAGATGGTCGCTTCACTCGGCTACCTTTACGGTCGGCGGATCTTTCTGAATATGGTAGCAGGTGGGTTCAAAAACGATTTGAACGCGCTCAATGATACGACACCGCACGACAAACGATATGAGCGCATGATCGAATATGTCACGATCATCAAGCAACTCTTAGCAAGTGGTAATACTATCAGCTTTGAAGGTGCCTTTTATAAGGTCGACAAACTTCGGATGACTCCCCCATTGCCGGCCGACTTGTTCCCGGGAATTTTTGTCTCAGGATCGTCAGGGGCGGGGTTGGCAGCCGCGGAAGCCATGGGCGCAACGGCGATCAAGTACCCAAAACCGCCAGGCGAGTATGAAAACCTGCCTATTCAACATGGGTCAAACGAGCCGGGTATACGGGTGGGTATTATTGCGCGAGACGATGAAGAGTCAGCGTGGATGGTTGCTCATGAACGGTTCCCGGTAGATCGCAAAGGCCAGATCATGCGTAAACTGGCCGAAAAGGTTTCAGATTCTGTCTGGCACAAACAATTAGCGGGGTTAGGGGCGACGCAAGAGAATAATCCATATTGGTTGGTTACGTTTGAGAGCTACCAGACCAATTGCCCATACCTTGTCGGTAGTTACAAGAAAGTAGCTGAAGAGATAGCTCGTTATGTTCGGCTTGGTTTCCGAACGTATATTCTGGACATTCCGCCGAACGAGGAAGAGTTGCATCATGCGGGAATCGTCTTTAAGCAAGCCACTGTATGA